From Haloglomus litoreum, the proteins below share one genomic window:
- a CDS encoding DUF4397 domain-containing protein, with product MPRTTVRSVVTVLIALALVGSAAAGTTIALGTTQEEPTPTEGTPMAETPTGTPAEEAPEETPTEEAPEETPTEEAPEETPTEEAPEETPTEEPTDNVTEGPSYVRALHASPDAPPVDVYVENQTFLTNLSFANVSDYAELAPGTYNLTVTAAGDREAVVFDGAVALEPGAVTIAATGATEPNTLTEFALVGYSDDAPQPAENESALRVLHLSPDAPTVDVTTAGGAVVAENLTFRNASDYVTVPAGNYTAEIRLATASNDGPIVTTANVSLQGGSAYSALALGYVVPDNSSQSFRVGLIEDATTVTENGTTTVRLPGDDGMGEPTPTPEPEGTPTPEPEGTPTAEPEGTPTAEPEATPTEATAAPGTETGMAEDGTPTTA from the coding sequence CCGGTCGGTGGTCACTGTCCTGATTGCGCTGGCGCTCGTCGGGAGCGCCGCCGCCGGGACGACCATCGCACTGGGTACCACTCAGGAGGAACCGACACCCACCGAGGGTACACCGATGGCCGAGACACCTACAGGAACCCCCGCCGAGGAGGCACCAGAGGAAACACCGACAGAGGAGGCGCCAGAGGAAACACCGACAGAGGAGGCGCCAGAGGAAACACCGACAGAGGAGGCGCCAGAGGAAACACCGACTGAAGAGCCCACCGACAACGTGACCGAGGGCCCGAGTTACGTCCGGGCACTGCACGCATCGCCGGACGCGCCGCCGGTCGACGTCTACGTCGAGAACCAGACGTTCCTGACGAACCTCTCCTTCGCGAACGTCAGCGACTACGCGGAGCTCGCCCCCGGAACGTACAACCTCACCGTCACCGCGGCAGGTGACCGCGAGGCCGTGGTGTTCGATGGGGCCGTGGCTCTCGAGCCGGGCGCGGTGACCATCGCCGCCACCGGTGCGACCGAACCGAACACGCTGACCGAGTTCGCGCTGGTTGGCTACAGCGACGACGCGCCACAGCCCGCCGAGAACGAGTCCGCGCTCCGGGTCCTCCACCTCTCGCCGGACGCGCCCACGGTCGACGTGACCACGGCCGGCGGGGCCGTGGTAGCCGAGAACCTCACGTTCCGTAACGCCTCGGACTACGTGACCGTCCCGGCGGGGAACTACACGGCGGAGATCCGCCTGGCGACGGCGTCCAACGACGGGCCCATCGTCACGACGGCGAACGTCTCGCTCCAGGGCGGCTCTGCCTACTCCGCACTGGCGCTGGGCTACGTGGTCCCGGACAACAGCTCGCAGTCGTTCCGGGTGGGGCTCATCGAGGACGCCACGACGGTGACCGAGAACGGGACGACGACCGTCCGGCTCCCCGGCGACGACGGCATGGGTGAACCCACGCCGACGCCCGAACCGGAAGGAACGCCGACGCCCGAACCTGAGGGCACGCCGACCGCAGAACCTGAGGGCACGCCGACCGCAGAACCGGAAGCCACGCCGACCGAGGCGACGGCGGCCCCCGGAACGGAGACCGGGATGGCCGAGGACGGCACCCCGACGACGGCCTGA